In Papaver somniferum cultivar HN1 chromosome 1, ASM357369v1, whole genome shotgun sequence, a genomic segment contains:
- the LOC113294394 gene encoding uncharacterized protein LOC113294394 isoform X2, with the protein MIAAGSSSKCTQLILKRMKFFTSEGATIAVPRPSQKNSPNSVQADFYATTFFVVLMDVKRDVTEVLAHQLQVESSVFEVLLWESNIILVDIEVQEMLLGVHTMLDSELLDFVLGCLWASQGELVVIASHGFLLHYMECHGPTLQRNSTSVLILENKDVLKGWGMSCTYIAEECPYHGECQWVFLQLVVFNIHMGVVISYYRELRCN; encoded by the coding sequence ATGATAGCAGCTGGGAGTTCGTCGAAATGCACACAACTGATCTTGAAGCGTATGAAGTTCTTCACCAGTGAGGGAGCAACAATTGCAGTTCCTCGTCCTAGCCAGAAGAATTCCCCAAATTCAGTACAGGCTGATTTCTATGCTACTACGTTTTTCGTGGTACTCATGGATGTGAAGAGGGACGTTACTGAAGTTCTTGCACATCAGCTACAGGTAGAATCATCTGTCTTTGAAGTGCTTCTTTGGGAAAGTAACATAATCTTGGTCGATATTGAAGTTCAGGAGATGTTGCTAGGAGTACACACAATGCTGGACAGTGAGTTACTGGACTTCGTGTTAGGATGTTTATGGGCCTCGCAAGGAGAATTAGTGGTCATTGCATCACATGGGTTCCTACTGCACTACATGGAATGTCATGGACCTACATTGCAGAGGAATAGCACCTCAGTTCTTATCCTTGAGAACAAGGATGTTTTGAAGGGGTGGGGAATGTCATGTACCTATATTGCAGAGGAGTGCCCCTATCATGGGGAGTGTCAATGGGTATTTTTACAGTTAGTAGTATTTAACATACATATGGGTGTCGTTATCAGTTATTATCGAGAGTTAAGATGTAACTAG
- the LOC113294394 gene encoding uncharacterized protein LOC113294394 isoform X1: MGAMKSEEGDSTNSTRVPDLIGGSNSQISTYPIPNDIGSQKFKSISRCIEEESLDFEMIPSFLFEEKEDSVNSEPQEEKSLTTRSNSIDVLHFPSKGVESKVIRDFISRNQGTIDGQYCLYLKEFFILGNKVNGMNYSYLHLDDVRSLFDRGKYVIVLSISYENLVNPWIPSLGYQSDFRYIPSIVSFCVNDAASLDERMLLVKMIDRTRPVLLLLGKVIEMEKVLEHQGIIPWTVLWSSL; this comes from the coding sequence ATGGGAGCAATGAAGAGTGAGGAAGGGGATTCTACAAATTCAACTCGAGTTCCCGACCTAATTGGTGGTTCTAATTCTCAAATTTCCACTTATCCAATTCCAAATGATATTGGATCTCAGAAGTTCAAATCAATTTCCAGGTGTATTGAAGAGGAATCTCTCGATTTCGAAATGATTCCGTCATTTTTATTTGAGGAAAAAGAAGATTCAGTGAATTCAGAACCACAAGAAGAGAAATCCCTCACTACTAGGAGTAACTCGATTGATGTTCTGCATTTTCCAAGCAAAGGTGTTGAGAGTAAAGTGATAAGGGACTTCATCAGTCGAAACCAGGGTACAATTGATGGACAATATTGCCTATacttgaaggagtttttcattcTAGGCAACAAAGTAAACGGTATGAATTATTCTTATCTTCATCTGGATGATGTTCGGTCGTTATTTGATAGAGGTAAATATGTTATTGTCTTATcaatttcttatgagaatttggTTAATCCATGGATTCCTAGCTTGGGGTACCAGTCAGATTTTCGGTATATACCTTCGATTGTTAGTTTTTGTGTTAATGATGCTGCGAGTCTTGATGAGAGAATGTTGCTTGTTAAAATGATTGATAGAACTAGACCTGTGTTACTCTTGCTGGGTAAAGTAATTGAAATGGAGAAGGTACTAGAACATCAGGGTATAATTCCTTGGACTGTACTATGGAGTTCACTCTAG